From a region of the Pseudomonas fulva 12-X genome:
- a CDS encoding lytic murein transglycosylase, protein MPNLFIRGLPATAAASFLLLLTACADAPAQPLASTSAAPSATDANSQPVDQQLTFEQWRDLLRSDAIAAGISPTLFDRAFAGVTPNPDVVKADSSQPEFSRPVWEYLKGAVSPSRVARGRILLTQNRATLNQIEQRYGVDAETLVAIWGLESNFGSNIGSHNVVRSLATLAYEGRRQAFWRGQLLAVLQILQHGDIAPESLVGSWAGAMGQTQFMPTTYNEHAVDFDGDGKRDVWTSTADALASAAHYLQSGNWQLRQPWGFEVQLPKGFDYAQADPEVRRGLAQWRELGVRPMGQPLSPPRDDATATLLLPAGHRGPAFLLFNNFRSILRYNNSTSYALAIGLLSDALRGGNAVQASWPEGDRQLGRSERIELQERLNTRGFDSGHADGIIGANTRKAIRAFQLHLGWPADGYPDADLLEQLRQPH, encoded by the coding sequence ATGCCCAACCTGTTCATTCGCGGCCTGCCTGCCACCGCTGCGGCCAGCTTCCTGCTTTTGCTCACGGCTTGCGCCGATGCCCCTGCCCAGCCCCTGGCATCCACGAGTGCCGCGCCGAGTGCGACCGATGCCAACAGCCAGCCCGTCGACCAGCAGCTGACCTTCGAGCAGTGGCGTGATCTGCTGCGCAGCGACGCCATCGCCGCCGGCATCAGCCCGACCCTGTTCGACCGCGCCTTCGCCGGCGTGACACCTAACCCGGATGTGGTCAAGGCCGACAGCAGCCAGCCTGAATTCAGCCGCCCCGTGTGGGAATACCTCAAGGGCGCGGTGTCGCCGAGCCGGGTCGCCCGCGGGCGCATCCTGCTGACCCAGAACCGCGCCACCCTCAACCAGATCGAACAGCGCTACGGCGTCGACGCCGAAACTCTGGTCGCCATCTGGGGCCTGGAGAGCAACTTCGGCAGCAACATCGGCAGCCACAACGTGGTGCGCTCGCTGGCTACCCTGGCCTACGAAGGCCGTCGCCAGGCGTTCTGGCGCGGGCAATTGCTGGCCGTGCTGCAGATTCTCCAGCATGGTGATATTGCCCCCGAGAGCCTGGTCGGCTCCTGGGCCGGCGCCATGGGCCAGACCCAGTTCATGCCCACCACCTACAACGAGCACGCCGTGGATTTCGACGGCGACGGCAAGCGCGACGTATGGACCTCCACCGCCGATGCCCTGGCCTCCGCCGCTCACTACCTGCAAAGCGGCAACTGGCAGTTGCGCCAGCCCTGGGGTTTCGAAGTGCAGCTGCCAAAGGGCTTCGACTATGCCCAGGCCGACCCGGAAGTGCGCCGCGGCCTGGCGCAGTGGCGCGAGCTGGGCGTGCGACCCATGGGTCAGCCACTGAGCCCACCGCGCGACGACGCTACCGCCACCCTGCTGCTGCCGGCCGGGCACCGTGGGCCGGCGTTCCTGCTGTTCAACAACTTCCGCAGCATCCTGCGCTACAACAACTCGACTTCCTATGCCCTGGCTATCGGCCTGCTGTCCGACGCTCTGCGTGGCGGCAACGCCGTACAGGCCAGCTGGCCAGAGGGCGACCGCCAGCTGGGCCGCAGCGAGCGCATCGAACTGCAGGAGCGCCTCAACACGCGCGGCTTCGACTCCGGCCATGCCGACGGCATCATCGGCGCCAACACCCGCAAGGCCATCCGTGCCTTCCAGCTGCACCTGGGCTGGCCAGCCGACGGCTACCCGGATGCCGACCTGCTCGAACAGCTGCGCCAGCCGCACTGA
- a CDS encoding acyl-CoA dehydrogenase family protein, with protein sequence MHDIELNEEQRMIRDCTRQFARRAIAPHAQDWERAGWIDDAAVAQMGEMGLLGMIVPDTWGGSYLDYVAYALAVEEVSAADGATGTLMSVHNSVGCGPLLNYGSDDQKGEWLARLASGEVIGCFCLTEPQAGSEAHNLRTRAELRDGRWVLNGAKQFVSNGRRAGLAIVFAVTDAELGKKGISAFLVPTNTPGFRIERSEHKMGIRASDTCAITLDDCSIPAANLLGERGKGLSIALSNLEGGRIGIAAQAVGIARAAFEAALLYSRERVQFDKPIGEHQSIANLLADMHTQINAARLLTLHAARLRSAGQPCLSEASQAKLFASEMAERVCSKALQVHGGYGYLEDFPVQRYYRDARITQIYEGASEIQRLLIARELKHYAL encoded by the coding sequence ATGCACGACATCGAGCTGAACGAAGAACAACGCATGATCCGCGACTGCACCCGGCAGTTCGCCCGGCGCGCCATCGCGCCCCACGCCCAGGACTGGGAAAGGGCAGGCTGGATAGACGACGCGGCGGTCGCCCAGATGGGTGAGATGGGCCTGTTGGGCATGATCGTGCCGGACACCTGGGGCGGCAGCTATCTGGATTACGTGGCCTATGCCCTGGCCGTGGAAGAAGTCTCCGCAGCCGACGGTGCCACCGGCACCCTAATGAGCGTACATAACTCGGTGGGCTGCGGCCCGCTGCTCAATTACGGCAGCGACGATCAGAAAGGCGAATGGCTGGCCCGCCTGGCCAGCGGCGAAGTGATCGGCTGCTTCTGCCTGACCGAACCCCAGGCCGGCTCCGAAGCCCACAACCTACGCACCCGCGCCGAGCTGCGCGACGGCCGCTGGGTCCTCAATGGCGCCAAGCAGTTCGTCAGCAACGGCCGCCGCGCCGGCCTGGCCATCGTCTTCGCGGTGACCGACGCCGAGCTGGGTAAAAAGGGCATCTCAGCCTTTCTGGTGCCCACCAATACACCGGGCTTTCGCATCGAACGCAGCGAACACAAGATGGGCATCCGCGCCTCGGACACCTGCGCCATCACCCTGGACGACTGCAGCATTCCTGCTGCCAACCTGCTGGGCGAGCGCGGCAAGGGCCTGAGTATCGCCCTCTCCAATCTGGAAGGCGGGCGCATCGGCATCGCCGCCCAGGCAGTCGGTATCGCCCGCGCCGCGTTCGAAGCCGCCCTGCTCTATTCGCGCGAGCGGGTGCAATTCGACAAGCCGATTGGTGAGCATCAGAGCATCGCCAATCTGCTGGCAGACATGCACACCCAGATCAACGCCGCCCGCCTGCTGACCCTGCACGCCGCCCGCCTGCGCAGCGCCGGCCAGCCATGCCTGTCGGAAGCCTCCCAGGCCAAGCTGTTCGCCTCGGAAATGGCCGAACGGGTTTGCTCCAAGGCGCTGCAGGTACACGGTGGCTACGGCTATCTGGAGGATTTCCCGGTGCAGCGTTACTACCGCGACGCACGCATCACCCAGATCTACGAAGGCGCCAGCGAAATCCAGCGCCTGCTGATCGCCCGGGAGCTCAAGCACTACGCGCTCTAG
- a CDS encoding Na+/H+ antiporter, translating into MQLLYTILIMLLVVSGTRISAQFIPLPLPILQIVIGALLAVPALGLHVRLDPELFLLLFIPPLLFVDGWRMPKGQFRKLRAPILFLAFVLVFVTILGAGYFIHWLLPQVPLAACFALAAVLSPTDAVAVSAIAHGRLPNTLNNLLQGEALMNDASGLVAFKFAVAATLTGVFSFTDASLQFVLVAVGGLAIGVALSYLLGRLRAWMIGRGWEEPAPHVLLMLLLPFAAYVAAEHLGLSGILSAVAAGMMQSRLDLLPRQTTTRLLNRGVWAMLEFTFNGLIFLLLGLQLPDIIKAVIGDHADAWHLLWPALGYVLAIYGVLMVLRFVWVYCYWRTSGMLRRWRGKSTRFAGQSRIALTAVLTIGGVRGAVTLAGVMSLPLLLNNGEAFPERNLLILIAAGVILVSLLVASVLLPQLLPRLPQDNVARHEAELNQHRAQVLQAAIRCLEADDEKAADTDSAIATAEIRAKLMSEYRDLLERARTRRAEESREYQRQCDQLEYRMRLNALRTQRLELYRMRKDHQLDDDMLAEILRDLDNAEARLLKG; encoded by the coding sequence ATGCAGCTTCTCTACACCATCCTGATCATGCTGCTGGTGGTCAGTGGCACCCGTATCAGTGCGCAGTTCATTCCCTTGCCGCTGCCCATCCTGCAGATCGTCATCGGTGCCTTGCTGGCGGTCCCGGCGCTGGGCCTGCACGTGCGCCTGGACCCGGAGCTGTTCCTGCTGCTGTTCATTCCGCCGCTGCTGTTCGTCGATGGTTGGCGCATGCCCAAGGGGCAGTTTCGCAAGTTGCGCGCGCCTATCCTGTTTCTGGCCTTCGTGCTGGTGTTCGTGACCATTCTGGGCGCCGGATATTTCATTCATTGGTTGCTGCCCCAGGTGCCGCTGGCTGCCTGCTTCGCCCTGGCGGCGGTGCTGTCGCCTACCGATGCGGTGGCGGTTTCGGCGATCGCCCACGGGCGGCTGCCCAATACGCTGAACAATCTGCTGCAGGGCGAGGCTTTGATGAACGATGCCTCGGGCCTGGTTGCCTTCAAGTTCGCGGTGGCGGCGACCTTGACCGGCGTGTTTTCCTTCACCGACGCCAGCCTGCAATTCGTGCTGGTGGCCGTTGGTGGCCTGGCCATCGGCGTGGCGCTGAGCTACCTGCTTGGGCGCTTGCGCGCCTGGATGATCGGCCGTGGCTGGGAGGAGCCGGCGCCGCACGTGCTGCTCATGCTGTTGTTGCCATTCGCGGCCTACGTGGCGGCCGAGCATCTGGGGCTGTCCGGCATTCTCTCGGCGGTGGCGGCCGGCATGATGCAGAGCCGCCTCGACCTGCTGCCACGGCAGACCACCACGCGGCTGCTCAACCGCGGCGTATGGGCGATGCTCGAGTTCACCTTCAACGGCCTGATATTCCTGCTGCTGGGCCTGCAGTTGCCAGACATCATCAAGGCGGTGATCGGTGATCATGCCGATGCCTGGCACCTGCTGTGGCCTGCGCTGGGCTATGTGCTGGCGATCTACGGGGTGTTGATGGTGCTGCGCTTCGTCTGGGTGTACTGCTACTGGCGCACCTCCGGCATGCTGCGGCGCTGGCGGGGCAAGTCGACGCGCTTCGCCGGGCAATCGCGCATCGCGCTGACTGCAGTGCTGACCATCGGCGGCGTGCGCGGTGCGGTGACCCTGGCCGGTGTGATGTCGCTGCCGTTGCTGCTCAACAATGGCGAGGCCTTTCCCGAGCGCAACCTGCTGATCCTCATCGCTGCCGGAGTGATCCTGGTGTCGCTGCTGGTCGCCAGCGTGTTGCTGCCTCAACTGCTGCCGCGGTTGCCCCAGGACAATGTGGCGCGGCACGAGGCCGAGCTCAATCAGCACCGCGCCCAGGTGCTGCAGGCGGCGATCCGCTGCCTGGAGGCCGATGACGAAAAGGCCGCCGATACCGACAGCGCCATCGCTACGGCGGAGATCCGCGCCAAGCTGATGAGCGAATATCGCGACCTGCTCGAACGCGCACGCACCCGGCGTGCCGAAGAGTCACGCGAGTACCAGCGTCAGTGCGACCAACTGGAATACCGCATGCGCCTCAATGCCCTGCGTACCCAGCGGCTGGAGCTGTACCGGATGCGCAAGGATCATCAACTGGACGATGACATGCTGGCCGAGATCCTCCGCGATCTGGATAACGCAGAGGCGCGGCTGCTCAAGGGGTAG
- a CDS encoding ArsC family reductase, whose translation MSYVLYGIKACDTMKKARTWLDEQGIAYQFHDYKTAGIDRGHLQKWCDEHGWETILNRAGTTFRKLDDAQKSDLDQARAIDLMLAQPSMIKRPVLDLGTRTLVGFKPERYAAELA comes from the coding sequence ATGAGTTACGTGCTTTATGGCATCAAGGCTTGCGACACCATGAAGAAGGCGCGCACCTGGCTCGACGAGCAGGGCATCGCCTACCAGTTTCACGATTACAAGACCGCCGGCATCGACCGCGGCCACCTGCAGAAATGGTGTGACGAGCATGGCTGGGAAACCATCCTCAATCGTGCCGGCACCACCTTCCGCAAGCTCGACGACGCGCAGAAAAGCGATCTCGACCAGGCCAGGGCCATCGACCTGATGCTGGCCCAGCCGTCGATGATCAAGCGCCCGGTGCTTGACCTTGGCACCCGCACGCTGGTCGGTTTCAAACCCGAGCGTTACGCCGCCGAACTGGCCTGA
- the dapD gene encoding 2,3,4,5-tetrahydropyridine-2,6-dicarboxylate N-succinyltransferase, translating to MSTTLFSLAFGVGTQNRQSSWLEVFYAQPLLNPSAELVAKVTEKLGYTGGNQAIALTNQQAGELASALKGVDSVQAALLTRLAESAKPLVATLLAEDAALTSTPEAYLKLHLLSHRLVKPHGLNLTGIFPLLPNVAWTSQGAVDLAELPERQLEARLKGDLLEVFSVDKFPKMTDYVVPSGVRIADSARVRLGAYIGEGTTVMHEGFVNFNAGTAGPGMIEGRVSAGVFVGKGSDLGGGCSTMGTLSGGGNIVISVGEGCLIGANAGIGIPLGDRNIVEAGLYVTAGTKIALLDDQNKLVKVVKGRDLAGQADLLFRRNSQSGAVECKTNKSAIELNEALHAHN from the coding sequence ATGTCCACTACTCTGTTCAGCCTGGCCTTCGGGGTCGGCACGCAAAACCGTCAAAGCTCCTGGCTGGAAGTGTTCTACGCTCAGCCGTTGCTCAACCCGAGCGCCGAACTGGTCGCCAAGGTCACCGAAAAACTCGGCTACACCGGCGGCAACCAGGCCATCGCCCTGACCAATCAGCAAGCCGGTGAACTGGCCAGTGCCCTGAAGGGCGTCGACAGCGTGCAAGCTGCCTTGCTGACCCGCCTGGCCGAAAGCGCCAAGCCGCTGGTCGCCACCCTGCTGGCCGAAGATGCCGCCCTGACCAGCACGCCCGAGGCCTACCTCAAGTTGCATCTGCTGTCCCACCGCCTGGTCAAGCCACACGGCCTTAACCTGACCGGCATCTTCCCGCTGCTGCCCAACGTCGCCTGGACCAGCCAGGGTGCGGTCGACCTGGCCGAACTGCCGGAGCGCCAGCTGGAAGCGCGCCTCAAAGGCGACCTGCTGGAAGTGTTCTCGGTGGACAAGTTCCCGAAAATGACCGACTACGTGGTGCCGAGCGGCGTGCGTATCGCTGACAGCGCACGGGTTCGTCTGGGCGCCTATATCGGTGAAGGCACCACCGTGATGCACGAAGGCTTCGTCAACTTCAACGCCGGTACCGCCGGCCCGGGCATGATCGAAGGCCGCGTGTCCGCTGGCGTATTCGTCGGCAAGGGTTCGGACCTCGGTGGCGGCTGCTCGACCATGGGCACTTTGTCCGGTGGTGGCAACATCGTCATCTCCGTGGGTGAAGGCTGCCTGATCGGCGCCAACGCCGGCATCGGCATCCCGCTGGGCGACCGCAACATCGTCGAAGCCGGCCTGTACGTCACCGCCGGCACCAAGATCGCCCTGCTCGACGACCAGAACAAACTGGTCAAGGTGGTCAAGGGTCGTGATCTGGCTGGTCAGGCTGACCTGCTGTTCCGCCGCAACTCGCAAAGCGGCGCGGTGGAATGCAAGACCAACAAGTCGGCCATTGAGCTGAACGAAGCCCTGCACGCCCATAACTGA